The following coding sequences are from one Capsicum annuum cultivar UCD-10X-F1 chromosome 3, UCD10Xv1.1, whole genome shotgun sequence window:
- the LOC107866137 gene encoding alpha-farnesene synthase, which translates to MACKYIASVIPTIQTQKPYIKTQNRPEKRVSTYKPNIWKYDHLLSLSSQYSEKKYQMEVEKLKEEVVSCKFSKKNDDSTPMAMLELVDTIDKFGLSSYFYVQSKVALEKINMCMKSSSSKEEDPYATALCFRLLREHGYHASQDMLKELFDSEGGVLTKKASDLKTLLEFLEVSYLSMDGENLLSDIRLVSIKNLKSLLCTSSDNIDVIFAKEYLNHPSAWRVGWYDVRRHMMFAQQANNNTNPALLNLAKLNFNIIQSTHQKDLKDVIRWWKNLDLVDDLFFARDRIVECFFFAAGIAPEPQHGNIRKWVTKVFQLVLIIDDVYDIYGSLADVQQFTFALDKWDPNEEECLPGCMEVSFRALYHTIQEISAEIDHQQKGSGPSALPYLKQGWVNFCKAMLVEAIWYHEGHIPTLEEYLNNGWISSTVPLLSDYVIYGLTNKITNETLDSSKNFQEIIYLASIIFRLCNDHGTTKAELERGDVASSIICYMQQENVSEDVAREHMESIILNSWKKINYHFNTLSASDREIAKHVINIARMGHVMYQFGDGFGVQEGKTRDQIQINLIEPITI; encoded by the exons ATGGCTTGCAAATACATAGCATCCGTCATTCCCACCATCCAAACGCAGAAACCTtatatcaaaactcaaaatcgaCCTGAAAAGAGGGTTTCTACGTATAAACCAAACATTTGGAAATATGATCATTTACTTTCTCTTTCAAGTCAATATTCT GAAAAGAAGTACCAAATGGAAGTTGAGAAGCTGAAAGAGGAAGTAGTAAGTTGCAAGTTTTCAAAGAAGAATGATGATAGTACTCCAATGGCCATGCTGGAACTTGTTGACACAATTGACAAATTTGGGCTGAGTAGTTACTTCTATGTACAAAGCAAAGTAGCTTTGGAAAAGATAAATATGTGCATGAAAAGTAGTAGCTCAAAGGAGGAGGATCCATATGCTACTGCATTGTGCTTCAGGCTCCTCAGGGAGCACGGCTACCATGCTTCCCAAG aTATGTTAAAGGAGTTGTTTGATAGCGAAGGGGGAGTCTTGACAAAGAAAGCGTCAGATCTGAAAACATTATTGGAGTTTTTGGAAGTATCATATCTAAGCATGGATGGTGAAAATTTACTAAGCGACATAAGATTGGTCTCAATCAAAAACCTCAAGAGTCTTTTATGTACATCATCAGATAATATTGACGTCATTTTTGCTAAGGAATATTTGAATCATCCTTCAGCATGGAGAGTGGGATGGTATGATGTTAGAAGACACATGATGTTTGCTCAACAAGCCAACAATAACACAAATCCAGCGTTGCTCAACTTGGCAAAACTTAACTTCAATATAATCCAATCCACCCACCAAAAAGATCTCAAAGATGTAATAAG ATGGTGGAAGAATCTTGACCTAGTTGACGATTTGTTCTTTGCAAGGGACCGGATAGTAGAATGCTTCTTTTTCGCTGCAGGAATTGCCCCTGagcctcaacatggaaacattaGAAAATGGGTCACCAAAGTGTTTCAGTTGGTGCTAATAATTGATGACGTTTATGATATTTATGGTTCATTAGCTGATGTGCAACAATTTACTTTTGCCTTAGACAA GTGGGATCCAAATGAAGAAGAATGTCTACCAGGGTGTATGGAGGTCAGTTTCAGAGCATTGTACCATACAATACAAGAGATATCTGCTGAAATTGATCACCAACAAAAAGGAAGTGGCCCTTCAGCATTACCTTATCTGAAACAAGGC TGGGTCAACTTTTGTAAAGCCATGCTGGTGGAAGCAATTTGGTACCACGAAGGCCATATACCAACACTTGAAGAGTATCTTAACAATGGGTGGATTTCATCCACCGTTCCATTACTTTCTGATTATGTTATATATGGTCtcacaaataaaataacaaatgaaaCACTTGATTCAAGCAAAAATTTCCAAGAAATTATTTACCTTGCTTCGATTATATTTCGACTTTGCAATGACCATGGTACCACAAAG GCGGAGCTAGAGAGAGGTGATGTTGCTTCATCAATTATATGTTACATGCAACAAGAAAATGTCTCAGAAGATGTAGCCCGAGAGCATATGGAAAGCATAATTCTGAATTCGTGGAAGAAGATCAATTACCATTTTAATACTCTTTCTGCATCAGATCGAGAAATAGCTAAGCATGTAATAAATATAGCTCGAATGGGGCATGTCATGTACCAATTTGGAGATGGATTTGGGGTTCAAGAAGGCAAAACTCGAGACCAGATCCAAATCAACTTGATTGAGCctattacaatataa